The nucleotide sequence ACGGCAAGAATCAATTCACCGCTGATGATGCCCGGCATAAAACGCGCTTTTTGTTCCGCGCTGCCGTATTCGGCGATATACGGGCCGCAAAGCGCCGAGTGCAACGGCAACCAAAAGCCCGCCTCGTTTACCCTGGCTAACTCTTCACACATGATCTGCTCATAGCGAAAATCCTTAAGCCCAGCACCGCCGTATTCTTCATCTGCCCAGGGCAGCAGAAAACCCATGTCGCCCGCTTTCTTCCACACTTCACGGCTGACCATGCCGGCGGCTTCCCACTCATCCTGATGCGGCACTACTTCCTTTTTAAGGAAGGCGGCGAAGGAATCGCGGAACATGTTGTGTTCAGTGTCAAAAATAGTGCGATGCATGCGGGGCTGCTCCCAGAGCTGAAGTCGTGTTGCAGGTTAGGCTGCGCGCTAGCAAGGCCTCAATGACCCATGCGCTCAGCCTGGATTGACCCAATCGCTCGACTGACTTGTCCTATGAGCAATGCGCCGCCTACCATCGGCGTACTTTCAAGGAGCCGTCATGCGCGAACGCACTATCGCCAGCCACTTTGTCCGTGCAGCCCTGCGCGGCGCCGAGCGTCAAGGCCACGATTGCAGCTCACTGTTGCGCCAACTGGGCATCCAACCGGCGCTGCTCGACGAGCCAAGGGCACGCGTTGCACCTGAGCAATTCGCCCGGTTGGTGCAGTTGCTTTGGGAGAGCCTTGACGACGAATACTTAGGCTTTGGCCGCCAGCCCAGCAAGCGCGGCACCTTCGCCATGATGTGTTACGCCATCATCCACTGTCATTCGCTGGAAAAAGCCCTGGGCCGAGGTGCGTTGTTTTACGGCCTATTTGCCCAAGCGCCGACCATCAGTATCCAGCGTGAAGGCGACTGGGCGCGGCTCAGCGTGGATGACTCGCCCCTAATCGACCCCGATCACTTCTTAGTGGAAAGCCTGCTGGTGATCTGGCACCGCCTTGGCAGTTGGCTGATCGGTCAGCGCATCCGCCTGGAAGAAGCCACGTTTACTTACACCCAACCCGCCCATGCTGGCGAGTACGAACTGCTGTTCCCCTGCACGAGACGCTTCGCGGCGGGCCGCACCAGCCTGCTGTTCAATGCTCGTTACTTAGCCATGCCGCTGCTACAAGACGAGCGGACC is from Pseudomonas sp. TMP9 and encodes:
- a CDS encoding AraC family transcriptional regulator gives rise to the protein MRERTIASHFVRAALRGAERQGHDCSSLLRQLGIQPALLDEPRARVAPEQFARLVQLLWESLDDEYLGFGRQPSKRGTFAMMCYAIIHCHSLEKALGRGALFYGLFAQAPTISIQREGDWARLSVDDSPLIDPDHFLVESLLVIWHRLGSWLIGQRIRLEEATFTYTQPAHAGEYELLFPCTRRFAAGRTSLLFNARYLAMPLLQDERTLKQFLQHSPADLLARPDGGDSLISQIRRQLGRDCSNWPDLDTVAKHLHMSPQTLRRHLREEGSSFQELKDHLRRDLAIYHLGRDDLAIQDIAEQLGFSEPSAFHRAFKKWTGLTPGAYRAQEG